In Paenibacillus stellifer, the DNA window AAGTTTAAAGGACTGCCGCAGCTTTCATCTGCTGAAAATAATGACGATACCTTCACCGTAGCCGAGAGCGGGCCGGATGCTTGGGCAAAGGCAGTGCAGCATCTTCGTGAAGTGCATGCGGAGCTGAGAGCGGAGATCGCGAAATTCGGCGGCGGTGTCTTTATCCGGGAGGGAGAACGCCATGCGCCGGGTGAGGAGATTATGAGTCTGGTCCTGCACGATGCGTATCATACGGGCCAGATTGTGCTTGTCCGCAAGCTGCAGGGCTCCTGGCCGGCTCAGCGGCATTTTGGCTAGCACCATCCATCGCCGGCACAGTATAACGGACCCGTTCTTCCTTAGCGGAACAGCGGGTCCGTTATTGCTGCCGGGCGAACTTCCGATCTTTGCCGGAGGATGCTGCACGGGCGTAGGTCAGGCACGTCCCTGTCTCCGCTTAATCACGGAATCCCGGTAGAAGTACCAGCATTCGTTCAGCAGCTTGATTTGCCGCCGGTCTTTTTTGTAATACGCCTTCATTAGTTGATGACACAGCCATTGGGGCATAGGTATTCCTCCTCGAATGATTCGTATGACAGCATATGTGGGCGCCGGGTTAAAGGTGCGGTCTACTGCCAGGAGGGCATATGTCCGGAATAGCGGTTCTATAAGGCCGGGCAGCGGCCGCAGCACGGATTCTGGTAGTAATAGGAGGCAGCAGACAGATTGAGTTTTTGATCAAATGTGAGATAAGATTACACAAATAAGCTTTATTTTGAAGAGAAACTGCTTGAATCCTGCCTATTTTACGCACAAAAACACTGTTTATTTCACCTTTCATGTTATGTTTTGAAACATTATTTTATTTTTTTATTGAAAATCATGAAACATTAGTTTATCATACATTCAAGAGCTGCTACACCGGTGCATAGCTTGACTGTTATTACGGCGCTGAAGAAGGTGAGAACATTTATGCATGGAGGTCTTATCAGCATCAAGGAAGCCTTGCCCACACTGAAGCCGCAGGAGCGGATCGTAGCGGATTTCATTCT includes these proteins:
- a CDS encoding DinB family protein, translated to MSETMVNVLLQNWDYAMEQEDWAPPLKDALAGVDDVQALWKPEGKAANSIWETVNHLLYYKERLLRKFKGLPQLSSAENNDDTFTVAESGPDAWAKAVQHLREVHAELRAEIAKFGGGVFIREGERHAPGEEIMSLVLHDAYHTGQIVLVRKLQGSWPAQRHFG
- the cmpA gene encoding cortex morphogenetic protein CmpA; the encoded protein is MPQWLCHQLMKAYYKKDRRQIKLLNECWYFYRDSVIKRRQGRA